A genomic stretch from Komagataeibacter xylinus includes:
- a CDS encoding DUF3465 domain-containing protein: MAAMRWQRCMVMGLGAVVALQMGGIAPAHARHHHHRHEDSREETQGTEGGQSGYEGSSSRPQPIASPVPEACDDGKFLADLQAAEGSSSEAHPDRVEHVCGQVIAVSASKRTRSGLHGYFYVDVGHGVSIRIVSDLDRMTAPTWPWVAKGDKADVLGRYYYDNARSQGIDWTHHGTGRSWPVEGYVSVNGTRYQ, translated from the coding sequence ATGGCGGCAATGCGCTGGCAGCGATGCATGGTGATGGGGCTCGGAGCAGTCGTGGCCCTGCAGATGGGGGGCATTGCGCCCGCTCATGCGCGGCACCACCACCACCGGCATGAAGACTCGCGTGAGGAAACGCAGGGCACGGAGGGTGGCCAAAGCGGGTATGAGGGCAGCAGTTCACGCCCGCAGCCCATTGCCAGCCCCGTGCCCGAGGCATGTGATGACGGCAAGTTTCTTGCTGACCTTCAGGCCGCGGAAGGCAGCAGCAGCGAAGCCCACCCCGACCGGGTCGAACATGTGTGCGGGCAGGTTATTGCGGTTTCGGCATCCAAGCGCACGCGTAGCGGCCTGCATGGGTATTTTTACGTTGATGTCGGTCATGGTGTATCCATCCGCATCGTGTCGGATCTGGACCGTATGACCGCACCCACATGGCCATGGGTGGCCAAGGGCGACAAGGCCGATGTGCTGGGTCGTTATTATTATGACAACGCCCGCAGCCAGGGCATTGACTGGACCCATCACGGCACCGGGCGGAGCTGGCCGGTTGAGGGCTATGTCAGCGTTAATGGCACGCGCTACCAGTAA
- a CDS encoding YnfA family protein — MLTAAIYIPAAFAEIGGCFCFWAWMRLGRSPLVLVPGCVSLVLFAWLLTFSPADNAGRAYAIYGGVYIVASLIWSWLVEGLPPDRWDILGAAICLAGAGLILLAPRAHP, encoded by the coding sequence ATGCTCACCGCCGCCATCTACATTCCCGCAGCCTTTGCCGAAATTGGCGGCTGCTTCTGTTTCTGGGCCTGGATGCGCCTTGGCCGCTCGCCGCTCGTGCTGGTGCCGGGCTGTGTGTCGCTGGTGCTGTTTGCGTGGCTGCTGACCTTCAGCCCCGCCGATAACGCGGGGCGGGCCTATGCCATTTATGGCGGCGTGTACATCGTGGCCAGCCTGATCTGGTCCTGGCTGGTCGAAGGCCTGCCACCTGACCGATGGGACATACTGGGCGCTGCCATCTGCCTTGCGGGCGCGGGGCTGATCCTGCTCGCCCCGCGCGCCCACCCCTGA
- a CDS encoding YqgE/AlgH family protein yields MASFATSPGRSLTGHLLVATPALTDPAFARSVIYLCAHTPEDGAMGLVVNRRLSQPVLDDVLEQLGIAPVPPRRRINLCAGGPMDNGRGFVLHTSDWSGDGSLPVDDSTTLTASLDVLRDIADGNGPAHAMLAMGHASWEAGQLEDEMLRHNAWVAAPATEAIVFGPDHNAKWRQALASVRIDPAWFTGAVGHA; encoded by the coding sequence ATGGCTTCCTTCGCGACATCTCCAGGCCGCAGCCTGACCGGTCACCTGCTGGTGGCGACCCCTGCCCTGACCGATCCCGCCTTCGCGCGCAGTGTCATCTACCTGTGCGCCCACACGCCCGAGGATGGAGCGATGGGGCTGGTCGTCAACCGCAGGCTGTCGCAACCCGTGCTGGATGACGTGCTCGAACAGCTTGGCATTGCGCCCGTGCCGCCACGCCGCCGCATCAATCTGTGCGCGGGCGGCCCGATGGATAACGGGCGCGGCTTTGTGCTGCATACATCGGACTGGAGCGGCGATGGCAGCCTGCCGGTGGATGACAGCACGACGCTGACCGCCAGCCTCGACGTGCTGCGTGACATTGCCGATGGCAATGGCCCGGCCCACGCCATGCTTGCCATGGGCCATGCCAGCTGGGAGGCAGGCCAACTGGAAGACGAGATGCTGCGCCATAATGCTTGGGTGGCCGCTCCCGCTACCGAGGCCATCGTGTTCGGCCCCGACCATAACGCCAAATGGCGGCAGGCGCTGGCCAGCGTGCGCATTGACCCGGCCTGGTTTACCGGGGCCGTCGGCCACGCCTGA
- the map gene encoding type I methionyl aminopeptidase, protein MEGDMHGGAVKIHTPEDFVGMRAAGQLAARTLDMITPHVREGVTTGELDRLIHDYMIANGAVPATLGYRGYPASSCISINHVVCHGIPGEKTLKDGDILNIDVTVILDGWYGDTSRMYTVGKVKLRAQKLIEATYESLMLAIDAVRPGATLGDIGHIIQTYAEARRFSVVRDFCGHGIGRTFHAPPNVLHYGNPGEDLVLRPGMFFTIEPMLNIGRPDVKILEDKWTAVTRDRSLSAQFEHMMGVTEDGCEVFTLSPAGYTCPPYKQA, encoded by the coding sequence ATGGAAGGCGATATGCACGGCGGCGCGGTAAAGATCCACACGCCAGAAGATTTCGTGGGCATGCGGGCGGCAGGCCAGCTTGCCGCCCGCACGCTCGACATGATCACCCCGCATGTGCGCGAGGGGGTCACCACGGGCGAACTCGACCGCCTGATTCATGACTACATGATCGCCAATGGCGCAGTGCCCGCCACGCTTGGTTATCGCGGCTACCCGGCCTCAAGCTGCATTTCGATCAATCATGTCGTCTGCCACGGCATTCCGGGCGAAAAGACACTGAAGGATGGCGACATCCTCAACATCGATGTGACCGTCATCCTGGATGGCTGGTACGGTGATACGAGCCGGATGTATACCGTGGGCAAGGTCAAGCTGCGCGCGCAGAAGCTGATCGAGGCGACCTACGAATCCCTCATGCTGGCCATTGATGCCGTGCGCCCCGGCGCCACGCTGGGCGATATCGGGCACATCATCCAGACCTATGCCGAGGCGCGACGCTTTTCGGTGGTGCGCGATTTCTGCGGGCATGGAATCGGGCGCACCTTCCACGCGCCGCCCAACGTGCTGCATTACGGCAACCCCGGCGAGGACCTGGTGCTGCGTCCGGGCATGTTCTTCACCATTGAGCCCATGCTCAATATCGGCCGCCCGGATGTGAAGATACTGGAAGACAAATGGACCGCCGTGACGCGTGACCGTTCGCTGTCCGCCCAGTTCGAGCACATGATGGGGGTAACCGAGGACGGGTGCGAGGTCTTCACCCTCTCGCCCGCAGGCTATACCTGCCCACCCTACAAGCAGGCGTGA
- the clpA gene encoding ATP-dependent Clp protease ATP-binding subunit ClpA: protein MLSRNLEQTLHRALTLAGDRRHEYATLEHLLLALIDDPDAVTVFRACGVDLNKLRTDLTDFLDKDLAGLAADRTVDPKPTAAFQRVIQRAAIHVQSTGRDEVTGANVLVALFAERESHAVYFLQLQDMTRLDAVNFISHGIAKAPDRSTRRPVAGSPPEGGESEERGKTGQKSQDALSTYCTNLNDKAQEGKVDPLIGRDSEIERTIQILCRRTKNNPLYVGDPGVGKTAIAEGLAKRIVEGDVPEVLLNATIYSLDMGALLAGTRYRGDFEERLKAVVTELDNNPGSILFIDEIHTVIGAGATSGGAMDASNLLKPALAAGTLRCMGSTTYKEYRQHFEKDRALVRRFQKIDVAEPSVEDAVKILRGLKVNYEKHHKVRYTDDAIRGAVELAAKYIHDRKLPDKAIDVIDEVGASRMLVPENRRRKTVTLKDVEDIVAKIARIPPKSVSSDDKETLRSLERDLKGMVYGQDKAIEALTAAIKLSRAGLRDPEKPIGNYLFSGPTGVGKTEVAKQLAATLGIELIRFDMSEYMERHSISRLIGAPPGYVGFDQGGLLTDAIDQHPHAVLLLDEIEKAHQDLYNVLLQVMDHGRLTDHNGKTVDFRNVVLIMTTNAGAADLSKEAIGFGRTSREGEDEDAIKRLFTPEFRNRLDAIIPFANLSPHVVDRVVEKFIFQLEAQLADRNVMIEISSAAREWLAERGYDRLYGARPLGRVIQENIKKPLAEELLFGKLTKGGVAKITLKDGKLDFEYISQADNDSTEGDEGDSTREAEAAD, encoded by the coding sequence ATGTTGTCACGTAATCTTGAACAGACGCTTCACCGTGCGCTGACACTGGCCGGCGACCGCCGGCACGAATACGCAACGCTTGAACACCTCCTCCTCGCGCTGATCGACGACCCTGATGCCGTAACGGTATTCCGTGCCTGCGGGGTCGATCTGAACAAGCTGCGCACCGACCTGACCGACTTTCTTGACAAGGATCTTGCGGGCCTTGCGGCCGACCGCACGGTTGACCCCAAGCCCACCGCCGCCTTCCAGCGCGTGATCCAGCGCGCGGCCATTCACGTGCAGTCCACCGGGCGCGATGAGGTGACGGGGGCCAACGTGCTCGTGGCCCTGTTTGCCGAGCGCGAGAGCCATGCCGTGTATTTCCTGCAGTTGCAGGACATGACGCGGCTTGATGCGGTCAACTTCATCTCCCACGGCATTGCCAAGGCGCCCGACCGCTCCACGCGCCGCCCGGTTGCGGGCAGCCCGCCCGAAGGCGGCGAGAGCGAGGAACGCGGCAAGACCGGGCAGAAAAGCCAGGATGCGCTGTCCACCTACTGCACCAACCTCAATGACAAGGCGCAGGAGGGCAAGGTTGACCCGCTGATCGGCCGCGACTCTGAAATCGAGCGCACGATCCAGATCCTGTGCCGCCGCACCAAGAACAACCCGCTCTATGTGGGTGACCCCGGCGTGGGCAAGACCGCAATTGCCGAGGGGCTGGCCAAGCGCATTGTTGAAGGCGACGTGCCTGAAGTGTTGCTCAACGCCACCATCTACTCGCTCGACATGGGCGCGCTGCTTGCGGGCACGCGCTACCGTGGCGACTTCGAGGAACGGCTGAAAGCAGTCGTGACCGAACTCGACAACAATCCCGGCTCGATCCTGTTCATTGACGAGATCCATACCGTGATTGGCGCGGGTGCGACCTCGGGCGGGGCGATGGATGCCTCCAACCTGCTCAAGCCCGCCCTGGCTGCAGGCACGCTGCGCTGCATGGGCTCGACCACCTACAAGGAATACCGCCAGCACTTCGAGAAAGACCGCGCACTGGTGCGCCGGTTCCAGAAGATCGACGTGGCGGAGCCTTCGGTCGAGGATGCGGTCAAGATCCTGCGCGGGCTCAAGGTCAATTACGAGAAGCACCACAAGGTGCGCTACACCGATGATGCGATCCGTGGGGCAGTGGAACTCGCCGCCAAATACATCCACGACCGCAAACTGCCCGACAAGGCCATCGACGTGATTGACGAGGTCGGCGCCTCGCGCATGCTGGTGCCCGAAAACCGCCGCCGCAAGACGGTCACGCTGAAGGATGTGGAAGACATCGTGGCGAAGATCGCCCGCATCCCGCCCAAGAGCGTCTCGTCGGACGACAAGGAAACCCTGCGTTCGCTCGAGCGTGACCTCAAGGGCATGGTTTACGGGCAGGACAAGGCGATCGAGGCCCTGACGGCCGCGATCAAGCTGTCACGCGCGGGCCTGCGCGACCCGGAAAAGCCGATTGGCAACTACCTGTTCTCCGGCCCCACCGGCGTGGGCAAGACGGAAGTGGCCAAGCAGCTTGCGGCAACGCTGGGCATCGAACTGATCCGCTTCGACATGTCGGAATACATGGAGCGGCATTCGATCTCGCGGCTGATCGGCGCCCCGCCGGGCTATGTCGGCTTTGACCAGGGTGGCCTGCTGACTGATGCCATCGACCAGCACCCGCATGCGGTCCTGCTGCTTGATGAGATCGAGAAGGCGCATCAGGACCTGTATAACGTGCTGCTGCAGGTGATGGACCATGGGCGGCTGACCGACCATAATGGCAAGACGGTCGACTTCCGCAACGTGGTACTGATCATGACCACCAATGCAGGTGCCGCCGACCTGAGCAAGGAGGCCATCGGCTTTGGCCGCACCAGCCGCGAAGGCGAGGACGAGGATGCGATCAAGCGCCTGTTCACGCCGGAGTTCCGCAACCGGCTTGATGCGATCATTCCGTTTGCCAACCTGTCGCCGCATGTGGTGGACCGGGTGGTGGAGAAGTTCATCTTCCAGCTTGAGGCCCAGCTGGCCGATCGCAACGTGATGATCGAGATCTCGTCCGCCGCGCGGGAATGGCTGGCTGAACGTGGCTACGACCGCCTGTATGGCGCACGCCCCCTGGGCCGTGTCATTCAGGAAAACATCAAGAAGCCGCTGGCCGAGGAACTGCTGTTCGGCAAGCTGACCAAGGGTGGGGTTGCCAAGATCACGCTCAAGGATGGCAAGCTCGACTTTGAATACATCTCGCAGGCGGATAACGATTCCACTGAAGGCGATGAAGGCGACAGCACCCGCGAAGCCGAAGCCGCTGACTGA
- the clpS gene encoding ATP-dependent Clp protease adapter ClpS yields MSAIAQASLPHPAPRPGADSPRPHGHGGNTPPRRNGGQDSPPGNDDGMIDVVIRTRPQTRKPAMYKVLMLNDDYTPMEFVVHVLERFFQKNREEATDIMLHVHKRGVGVCGVFTYEVAETKVTQVMDLARQNQHPLQCTIEKD; encoded by the coding sequence ATGTCTGCTATTGCTCAAGCTTCCCTGCCCCACCCCGCGCCCCGACCCGGCGCGGACAGCCCGCGCCCGCATGGGCATGGCGGCAATACGCCCCCACGCCGTAACGGCGGGCAGGACTCGCCGCCGGGCAATGATGACGGCATGATCGACGTGGTCATCCGCACCCGGCCACAGACCCGCAAGCCGGCAATGTACAAGGTGCTGATGCTCAACGATGACTACACGCCCATGGAGTTCGTGGTGCATGTGCTCGAGCGCTTTTTCCAGAAGAACCGCGAGGAAGCGACCGACATCATGCTGCACGTTCACAAACGTGGTGTGGGCGTGTGCGGGGTCTTTACGTACGAGGTTGCCGAAACCAAGGTAACACAGGTGATGGACCTCGCGCGCCAGAACCAGCACCCGCTGCAATGCACGATTGAAAAGGACTGA
- the ggt gene encoding gamma-glutamyltransferase: protein MPSARGLHYRALLLSCLVAALPVAGRAAVVDPLAFENTPGGQAIGMAPTPGRNGMVVVAQDLAAHVGADILARGGNAVDAAVAVGYAMAVVYPAAGNIGGGGFMTLRLPDGQATFIDFREHAPGAATATMYQDAAGHVIAGASTKGWKAVAVPGTVAGLEEVHDKWGRLSRADVMAPAITLARDGFILKPSDADLLHTSTAAFAKDPYASKIFLHPDGTPLMAGERLVQPDLARTLERIARKGASGFYEGPVAKEIIKSSEKGGGILSRKDFASYHTRMMAPLTCEYRGYHIDTAPPPSGGGVALCEMLNILSGYDMHALGLHTAAGVQREVEAMRHAYADRQDLGDPAFVNNPIAHLTDPAYAAQVRQYLPLNHAVSSASLRPGQPEGEKEETTHYSIADQSGMTVAVTYTLNGWFGAGVVAGSTGVVMNDEMDDFATRPGEPNMFGIVGSQANAIAPGKTPLSSMAPTIISHDGQPAMVLGSPGGSRIPTIILSVLTGMVDYGLDVQQAVDLPRIHEQWQPDVVQVEHGALSPAVIRTLTHEGYKVEEHAPWGVAESILVGGPRIGRAGQVRYYGGADLRHQSGAAVGE from the coding sequence ATGCCTTCTGCCCGTGGCCTGCACTACCGCGCGCTCCTTCTTTCATGTCTTGTCGCCGCCCTGCCGGTGGCGGGGCGTGCCGCGGTGGTGGACCCGCTGGCATTCGAGAACACGCCGGGCGGCCAGGCCATCGGCATGGCCCCCACACCGGGGCGCAATGGCATGGTGGTCGTGGCGCAGGATCTCGCGGCCCATGTGGGCGCTGACATCCTCGCGCGCGGCGGCAACGCGGTCGATGCCGCCGTCGCGGTGGGCTATGCCATGGCGGTGGTCTATCCCGCTGCCGGTAATATCGGCGGCGGGGGGTTCATGACCCTGCGCCTGCCTGACGGGCAGGCGACCTTCATCGATTTCCGCGAGCATGCGCCAGGGGCAGCCACGGCCACCATGTATCAGGATGCGGCGGGCCACGTCATTGCCGGTGCCTCCACCAAGGGGTGGAAGGCCGTGGCCGTTCCCGGCACCGTGGCGGGGCTGGAAGAAGTGCATGACAAGTGGGGCAGGCTGTCGCGCGCGGATGTAATGGCGCCTGCCATCACGCTGGCGCGTGACGGGTTCATTCTCAAGCCCAGCGATGCGGACCTGCTGCACACCTCCACCGCAGCTTTTGCAAAAGACCCGTATGCCAGCAAAATCTTCCTGCACCCCGATGGCACGCCGCTCATGGCGGGCGAGCGGCTGGTGCAGCCTGACCTGGCCCGCACGCTCGAGCGGATCGCGCGCAAGGGGGCCAGCGGCTTTTATGAAGGGCCGGTGGCGAAAGAGATCATAAAAAGTAGCGAGAAGGGCGGCGGCATCCTGTCGCGCAAGGATTTCGCGAGCTACCACACCCGCATGATGGCGCCGCTGACGTGCGAGTATCGCGGCTATCATATCGATACGGCGCCTCCCCCAAGCGGCGGCGGTGTCGCGCTGTGCGAGATGCTCAACATCCTGTCGGGCTATGACATGCATGCGCTTGGCCTGCACACGGCCGCAGGCGTGCAGCGCGAGGTCGAGGCCATGCGCCACGCCTATGCCGACCGGCAGGATCTCGGCGATCCCGCCTTCGTCAATAACCCGATTGCGCACCTGACCGACCCGGCCTACGCAGCGCAGGTGCGTCAGTACCTGCCGCTCAACCATGCCGTTTCCTCCGCCAGCCTGCGTCCTGGCCAGCCTGAAGGCGAGAAGGAGGAAACCACTCATTATTCCATCGCCGACCAGTCGGGCATGACGGTGGCGGTGACCTATACGCTCAATGGCTGGTTCGGGGCTGGCGTGGTGGCGGGCAGCACCGGCGTGGTCATGAATGACGAGATGGACGATTTTGCCACCCGCCCCGGTGAGCCGAACATGTTCGGTATCGTGGGCAGCCAGGCCAATGCCATAGCACCGGGCAAGACGCCGCTCTCCTCCATGGCGCCGACCATCATCTCGCATGATGGCCAGCCCGCCATGGTGCTTGGCAGCCCTGGCGGCTCGCGCATTCCCACCATCATCCTGTCGGTGCTGACCGGCATGGTCGATTACGGGCTCGACGTGCAGCAGGCGGTCGACCTGCCGCGCATCCATGAGCAGTGGCAGCCCGACGTGGTGCAGGTGGAACACGGCGCGCTGTCGCCCGCAGTCATCCGCACGCTCACCCATGAGGGCTACAAGGTGGAGGAGCATGCGCCTTGGGGCGTTGCGGAGAGCATCCTTGTCGGTGGTCCGCGCATCGGCAGGGCAGGGCAGGTGCGTTATTATGGCGGGGCCGACCTGCGCCACCAGTCCGGTGCGGCCGTGGGCGAATAA
- a CDS encoding D-alanyl-D-alanine carboxypeptidase family protein — translation MSRLFTTRFSRLRVTATVGLCVGLGGMHAARAQYVGQVSSIVIDARTGAVLSQQDSDLRRYPASLTKLMTLYLAFKAVSTGRVALNQEMPVSIHAASMEPSKLGLRPGSQITVEQAVLALVTKSANDAACALGEFLGGGDETRFAAMMTREAGRLGMYDTVFRNASGLPNPEQMTSARDLATLARHLIVDYGEYYHYFAVPNFYFHGRDVPNHDPMLGAYPGADGLKTGYTDEAGHNLVTSAVRDNVRLIGVVMGAKSNTRRNTTMAALLDTSFEAEGVAPVARPVTRPLLLARAGGRSAASRRGVMLASARLRASTADEVAEAPAIPASYTRLRRGHGTVVHVHPAPVRAHVHLVSMGHVAHTTHVRAKSRS, via the coding sequence ATGAGCCGTTTATTCACCACCCGTTTTTCCCGCCTCAGGGTCACTGCAACCGTGGGGCTGTGTGTCGGCCTTGGGGGCATGCATGCCGCAAGGGCGCAATATGTGGGGCAGGTCAGCTCCATCGTGATTGATGCCCGCACCGGCGCCGTGCTGTCGCAGCAGGATTCGGACCTGCGCCGCTACCCCGCCAGCCTGACCAAGCTGATGACGCTGTACCTTGCTTTCAAGGCCGTGAGCACGGGGCGGGTTGCATTAAATCAGGAAATGCCGGTTTCGATCCATGCCGCCTCGATGGAACCCTCCAAGCTTGGCCTGCGTCCGGGTTCGCAGATTACGGTAGAGCAGGCGGTGCTCGCACTGGTCACGAAGTCCGCCAATGATGCGGCCTGCGCGTTAGGCGAGTTTCTCGGCGGTGGTGACGAGACCCGCTTCGCCGCGATGATGACGCGCGAGGCTGGCCGGCTTGGCATGTATGATACCGTGTTCCGCAATGCCTCGGGCCTGCCCAACCCCGAGCAGATGACATCGGCGCGTGACCTCGCCACCCTGGCGCGCCACCTGATCGTGGATTATGGCGAGTACTACCATTACTTCGCGGTGCCGAACTTCTATTTCCACGGGCGCGATGTACCCAACCATGACCCGATGCTCGGCGCCTATCCCGGCGCTGATGGCCTCAAGACCGGTTATACCGATGAGGCAGGGCATAACCTCGTGACCTCCGCCGTGCGCGACAATGTGCGCCTGATCGGCGTGGTGATGGGGGCGAAGTCCAATACACGGCGCAACACCACCATGGCCGCCCTGCTCGATACCAGCTTTGAGGCCGAGGGTGTGGCCCCCGTGGCGCGTCCCGTCACGCGGCCGCTGCTGCTCGCGCGTGCAGGCGGCAGGTCGGCTGCCAGCCGCCGTGGCGTGATGCTGGCCTCCGCCCGCCTGCGCGCCAGTACGGCGGATGAAGTGGCCGAGGCCCCCGCCATCCCCGCCTCGTACACCCGCCTTAGGCGCGGGCATGGAACGGTGGTGCACGTGCACCCCGCACCCGTGCGGGCGCATGTGCATCTGGTCAGCATGGGGCACGTGGCGCACACCACGCATGTCCGCGCCAAGTCACGAAGCTGA
- a CDS encoding SDR family NAD(P)-dependent oxidoreductase: protein MKKIALVTGATAGFGKAIATRLVRDGYRVIATGRRRERLDALAAELGPDLLAFELDMTDAPAIAALPGSLPEGWRDVDVLVNNAGLALGMEKAQEADIANWQTMIATNVTGMVELTRVLLPGMVARDRGHVVTLGSTAGTYPYTGGNVYGATKAFVRQFTRNLRCDLLGHNVRVTNIEPGLCGGSEFSTVRLRDPARAAAVYEGTKPLLPEDIAETLSWIIALPRHVNINEVEMMPTCQAAGGLAVARGMKD, encoded by the coding sequence ATGAAGAAGATTGCACTGGTAACGGGGGCTACGGCCGGATTCGGCAAGGCGATCGCCACACGGCTCGTGCGTGATGGGTACCGTGTCATTGCCACCGGCCGCAGGCGCGAACGCCTTGATGCGCTGGCGGCCGAACTCGGGCCGGACCTGCTGGCCTTTGAGCTGGACATGACCGATGCCCCTGCCATCGCCGCCCTGCCGGGCAGCCTGCCCGAGGGCTGGCGCGATGTGGATGTGCTGGTCAATAACGCAGGTCTCGCCCTGGGCATGGAAAAGGCGCAGGAGGCGGATATAGCCAACTGGCAGACCATGATTGCCACGAACGTGACTGGCATGGTCGAACTGACGCGCGTGCTGCTGCCCGGCATGGTGGCGCGTGACCGCGGGCATGTGGTGACGCTGGGCAGCACGGCGGGCACCTATCCCTATACGGGCGGCAATGTGTACGGCGCGACCAAGGCCTTCGTGCGCCAGTTCACCCGCAACCTGCGCTGTGATCTGCTGGGCCATAATGTGCGCGTGACCAATATCGAGCCGGGCCTGTGTGGTGGCAGCGAGTTCAGCACCGTGCGCCTGCGCGACCCGGCCAGGGCGGCGGCAGTATATGAAGGAACCAAACCCCTGTTGCCCGAGGATATTGCCGAGACCCTGTCCTGGATCATTGCGCTGCCGCGTCATGTCAATATCAATGAGGTAGAGATGATGCCGACCTGTCAGGCGGCTGGTGGCCTTGCGGTGGCGCGGGGCATGAAGGATTGA
- a CDS encoding PPK2 family polyphosphate kinase codes for MARKKTTTNTLARRFSVHNGKGFSLADCPTRAAEACGLDKKTGKQLLKERIRYLAHLQALLYANNTWSVLVVLQALDAGGKDGVIKHVMSGINPQGVSVSSFKQPGPVELAHGYLWREHMVAPAAGRIGIFNRSHYEEVLVTRVHPELLEHECLPLSLRRKPTFWADRYEDISSFERYMARQGTIVLKFFLHLSKEEQRLRFLQRIKHRAKNWKFSPADIHERQYWDDYQHAYEEAIRHTAHPDAPWFVVPADQKWFERLVVIEAIIDALEKLHLKMPAMDPAMEADMENARKQLEAEAPSACP; via the coding sequence ATGGCCCGCAAGAAAACGACCACAAATACCCTCGCACGCCGCTTCAGCGTGCATAACGGCAAGGGGTTCTCCCTTGCCGACTGCCCGACCCGCGCAGCAGAGGCCTGCGGGCTGGACAAGAAAACCGGCAAGCAGCTGCTCAAGGAGCGTATCCGCTACCTCGCGCATCTGCAGGCCCTGTTATACGCCAACAACACATGGTCCGTGCTGGTCGTGCTGCAGGCGCTTGATGCGGGCGGCAAGGATGGCGTGATCAAGCATGTCATGTCGGGCATCAACCCGCAGGGGGTCAGTGTCTCGTCGTTCAAGCAGCCTGGCCCGGTTGAACTCGCGCATGGCTATCTGTGGCGCGAGCATATGGTGGCCCCGGCAGCAGGGCGCATCGGCATCTTCAACCGCAGCCATTATGAGGAAGTGCTTGTCACCCGCGTGCACCCCGAGCTGCTCGAGCACGAATGCCTGCCGCTGAGCCTGCGCCGCAAGCCCACCTTCTGGGCGGACCGGTACGAGGATATCAGCAGTTTCGAGCGTTACATGGCCCGTCAGGGTACGATCGTGCTGAAGTTCTTCCTGCACCTTTCCAAGGAGGAGCAGCGCCTGCGCTTTTTGCAGCGCATCAAGCACCGCGCCAAGAACTGGAAGTTCTCGCCTGCCGATATTCACGAGCGCCAGTACTGGGATGATTACCAGCACGCCTATGAAGAAGCGATCCGGCATACGGCCCACCCTGATGCGCCGTGGTTTGTCGTGCCCGCTGACCAGAAATGGTTCGAGCGTCTGGTCGTGATCGAGGCGATCATCGACGCGCTGGAGAAGCTGCACCTGAAAATGCCCGCCATGGACCCCGCCATGGAGGCGGATATGGAAAATGCCCGCAAACAGCTTGAGGCGGAAGCCCCCTCGGCCTGCCCGTAA